The DNA region AGAAATCTTTTTGTGGGATTAAGATTCCTCACTTCGTTCGGAATGACATTTTTCGTTTTTCTTTGTTCTTACTTCACTTATCTTGTAAGTTCGGCTCTTAAAAGTCTGAGCTGACCTTTAATGCTACTGTCATAAATTGTGCTTTCAATCTTTACTATAAAGCCACCGATAAGAGAGGGGTCGATATTAAGCTCCATCTCAACATCCCTCTGCGTAATTGTCTTTAACGCATCTCTGAGCCTCACCGTAGAATTCCCATTAAGAGCCACAGGTGATATTACCAGTGCCTTTACCTTCCTGAGTTTCTCATTATGCATTGTTGTTGCTGCTTTTATTATCTCTTTAATTATGGCTATATGTTCCTGCGCAACAATGCGCATAAGAAATTTTTCTGTATCTGCAGATGCCTTGAGTAGAGGACACAACTCTTTGATTATTAGTTTTCTCTCCTGCTCTGAGAAAATCGGGCTCACAAAGAGAAGTTTGAGTTTCTTGTATGCATCTAAAAGGCCTGAGAAGGCATTCAGCTCTTTGAGGACTTTTGGGGCATCTTTGATACTAACTGTATCTACAAAGACCCTGCCGTATTTCTTAGCAATCCGTGTTTCCTTCAATTCTTACCCTCGAGCTTTCTGAGATATTCTTCAAAAATCCTATCCTGCTCTTTCTTGCCGAGTTTTTCTTTTACACCCTTTTCAGCAAGCTCAATGGACATTTCAATCGCTTCAGACCTTATTGCCTCTTTTGCTTTCTGGAGTTCATACTCTATGTTTGCCTTTGCCTGCTCCAGGATTTTATTTTTCAGGTTTTCACCCTGGGCTGTGAGGGCCTCTTTTTCTGTTTCCCCGGCCTTCCGGGCAGCATCAAGAAGCTCATTTAACACTTTATCCTTATCTTTAAGTCTCCCTTGCACTTCATCGAGGGCCTTCTTTGCGAGTTCCTTTGCCTCCCCGGCTTCCTTCATGGATTTTTCAATGAGCTCCGAGCGCTTTCTCAGAAACTCCTTCACTGGTTTACCGAGGAATTTAACGAGAAGAAAAACAAGGACAGCAAAATTCAAAATCCTCCACAGCCAGTCCTTCCATGGGATCCCCTGCTCCGCTCCTCCTGTTGAAGCAAAAGCAACAGTGGCATCAGCAAGACACAGAGCAAAGAGCACAGAACCCAGACTTAAGATGTAATAAGAAACTGTTTTCCCTATTTCTTGTCTGTGTTCTGTTTTCATACCCCTACCAACTTTCTCACAATCTCCCTGGAAAATGCCTCTACGTCCCTTCTCAGGGTCTTCCTGGCTTTTTCTGTCTCAGCCCTGAGGACTTCCTGAGCCTTTTTATTTATCCCTTGAGCCTCTTTCTCAGCCTTCTCAATAATGTCCTTTTGCATCTCCATGCCCTCTTTCCGGAGGGCATCAATTACAGCTTTTGCCTTATTTCTCGCCTCAGAGAGTTCAATCTCCATCTGACGGAGGGCTTCTTCCTTCTTTTTGTCCATTGCCTTTGCATCATCAAGAAAACCATTTATCCTGTCCTTTCTCTCTTTGAAGAGATTCAGCATGGGTCTGAAAAGGAGATAATTCAAGACAACTAAGAGAACTAAAAAGTTAGCAAGCTGGACAAAAAACCATATTTTATTAAATTCTAACATTTATGCCTCGTGTCCCTTTACGCCGTTAGAATGCCTCGTGCGAAATTCTAACGGGGTTTACGCAGAGAAAACTTTTGCAATTTAACACAATAAAAATCCTTCTGTCAACGGATTGGAGATTGAAATATAATATAATAGTATAACTTAATATAATAAGCTTTTGTGCGGGAGCAGGTTTGCAACTCAGTTACCCCGAAGTGTCGGGGCAACGACTTGAACTCGAAGAGTCGATCGAGTCTTCGACCGGACTATTCAATATTGAGCCTGCCGGAATAACATCGGCTTGACTATTATCAAACTAAGGGTTCAAGAATAGAGATAGGGATATACCTGCTTTGTTGAAAAACTAAGAACTTTTCTGTTAATGTAAATAAATACCTTTCAGGAGGATTGTTTTGAAAGAGGGAATTCATCCAGCATACAAAGAGGCCAAGGTGGTTTGCGCCTGTGGGGAGACCTTTACTACAAGGTCAACAAAACCCGCAATTCATGTGGAACTATGTTCCAGTTGTCACCCCTTCTTCACCGGAAAACAGAAGATAGTTGACGCTGAAGGAAGGGTTGAGAAGTTTAAGAAAAAATACAAGTCAAAGATGACTCGTACCGAGAAGTAGATAACCTGTCCCGCCTTAGCGGGATGAATAGGAAACTCGCTACAGGTGGGTTTCCTATTTTTTATTTAGGGGTTCACAATGAAAAACATAGGTGGACAGGCTGTAATTGAAGGCGTGATGATGAGGGCCTCAAAGGCGTGGACAGTTGCTGTAAGAGGTCCTCAGGGGAATATTTTTGTCAAAAGGGAGGGGCTTATTGAGCTGCCAAAACCTCTGAAGAGTCCTGTGCTAAGGGGTGTTGTTGCACTGGTTCAGGCCATTACCCTCGGGATAAAGGCCCTGTCGTTTTCGGCTGAAAAGTCCATGGGCGAAGAAGAGAAAAAACCGTCTTCCTTTTCAATTGGCCTCATCGTCCTCGTCTCTTTTGCTCTGGCACTCATCCTGTTCTTTCTGCTCCCGCTTTATCTGACAAAGCTCTTAGGCATTGTATACCCCGTTATCAGGGAGAGTTCAATGGCCTTTAATTTCATTGACGGTATTTTAAGGATAACCCTTTTTCTCATATACGTGGTATCCATAACTGCCCTCAAGGACATCAGGCGGGTATTTCAATATCATGGTGCAGAGCACAGAGTCATCAATGCCTATGAATCAGGGGTGGAGCTTACACCTGAGGGGGTTAAAAATTACAGCATCATCCATCCGAGATGCGGCACAAGTTTTTTGCTTATTGTAATGGTCTTAAGTATTTTTCTTTTCTCCTTTATTCCCAAGGAGTGGCCTTTTCTTGAGAAATTTTTATCCAGGGTTGTTCTGATTCCCCTGATCGCCGGCCTTTCTTACGAATTCATAAGATTTTCTTCTAAGAAGATTGATAACCCTCTTATAATGGCCATGGCAAAGCCAGGATTATGGCTTCAGAGGCTTACAACACGGCAGCCTTCTACTGACCAGGTAGAGGTCGCCATTCAGGCCATGAAAGAGGTTCTAAAAATGGAAGAGGTAAATAAATAATGTTAATGGAGAAGCTTAAAACCGTAGAAGATAAATACGAAGAGCTTACAAGGCTTTTAATGGACCCGGCGGTTCTGGCAAATCGCCAGCAGTATCAGAAATGCTCAAAAGAGCAGGCAGAACTGCAAGAGCTTATCAGAAAATTCAGGGAGTATAAGAAGGTCATCTCAGACATGGATGAGGCAGAGAAAATCCTCGAGCAGGAAGGCGAGGATGGCCTGAAAGAGCTTGCAGAGCTGGAGCTTGAAGAGCTGAAGGAGAGAAAGCCGAAGCTCGAGGACGAGCTAAAACTGATGCTCCTGCCAAAAGACCCGAGGGATGAAAAAAATATCATCCTTGAAATAAGGGCAGGTACAGGAGGGGGAGAGGCTGCCCTCTTTGCTGCAAGCCTTTTTAGAATGTACTGCAAATACGCTGAAAAAAAACGCTGGAAAGTAGATATGATTGACTCCAGCCCCACAGGCCTTGGAGGCCTGAAGGAGGTCATTGCTTCTATTCAGGGAAAGGGTGCTTACAGCCGGCTTAAATACGAGAGCGGGGTCCACAGAGTGCAGCGGGTACCTGTGACAGAGGCCTCCGGCAGGATTCACACCTCTGCTGCAACTGTAGCAGTCTTGCCAGAGGCAGAGGATGTTGATATAAAAGTAGATGAAAAAGATTTAAGGATTG from Nitrospirota bacterium includes:
- the prfA gene encoding peptide chain release factor 1, whose translation is MLMEKLKTVEDKYEELTRLLMDPAVLANRQQYQKCSKEQAELQELIRKFREYKKVISDMDEAEKILEQEGEDGLKELAELELEELKERKPKLEDELKLMLLPKDPRDEKNIILEIRAGTGGGEAALFAASLFRMYCKYAEKKRWKVDMIDSSPTGLGGLKEVIASIQGKGAYSRLKYESGVHRVQRVPVTEASGRIHTSAATVAVLPEAEDVDIKVDEKDLRIDTYCASGPGGQSVNTTYSAVRIVHIPTGMIVQCQDERSQIKNKEKAMKVLRSRLLEAELERQEKERALERKTQVGTGDRSERIRTYNFPQNRVTDHRIGLTLHKLEMVIEGDLDEMIESLITYYQAERLKEL
- the rpmE gene encoding 50S ribosomal protein L31, translating into MKEGIHPAYKEAKVVCACGETFTTRSTKPAIHVELCSSCHPFFTGKQKIVDAEGRVEKFKKKYKSKMTRTEK
- the atpF gene encoding F0F1 ATP synthase subunit B → MKTEHRQEIGKTVSYYILSLGSVLFALCLADATVAFASTGGAEQGIPWKDWLWRILNFAVLVFLLVKFLGKPVKEFLRKRSELIEKSMKEAGEAKELAKKALDEVQGRLKDKDKVLNELLDAARKAGETEKEALTAQGENLKNKILEQAKANIEYELQKAKEAIRSEAIEMSIELAEKGVKEKLGKKEQDRIFEEYLRKLEGKN
- a CDS encoding DUF1385 domain-containing protein, with the protein product MKNIGGQAVIEGVMMRASKAWTVAVRGPQGNIFVKREGLIELPKPLKSPVLRGVVALVQAITLGIKALSFSAEKSMGEEEKKPSSFSIGLIVLVSFALALILFFLLPLYLTKLLGIVYPVIRESSMAFNFIDGILRITLFLIYVVSITALKDIRRVFQYHGAEHRVINAYESGVELTPEGVKNYSIIHPRCGTSFLLIVMVLSIFLFSFIPKEWPFLEKFLSRVVLIPLIAGLSYEFIRFSSKKIDNPLIMAMAKPGLWLQRLTTRQPSTDQVEVAIQAMKEVLKMEEVNK
- the atpH gene encoding ATP synthase F1 subunit delta codes for the protein MKETRIAKKYGRVFVDTVSIKDAPKVLKELNAFSGLLDAYKKLKLLFVSPIFSEQERKLIIKELCPLLKASADTEKFLMRIVAQEHIAIIKEIIKAATTMHNEKLRKVKALVISPVALNGNSTVRLRDALKTITQRDVEMELNIDPSLIGGFIVKIESTIYDSSIKGQLRLLRAELTR